The nucleotide sequence GGGGAGCCACTGCCCGGCGATCACCCCGAGGACGACCGCGGCGGTGAGCGCGCTGACCGCCGGCAGTGCCGAGTTGACCCCCCAGGCGACTGCGGTGCCGGCGGCGATGAGGGCCAGCCCCGGCAACAGGCGCCGCGAGGTCGGGAGGAGGCGACCACTCAGCTCCGTCGATGGATCCGATGCAGTCATGACCAGAACACTCGACCGCCACCGGACCACGCGGTAGCCCCGGAAACCCTGGCACGTCATAACATGTGGGAATGGAAAGGCTCCCCGACGTGTCATCGCTGCAGCTCCTGGTGCAGGTGGCGAAGCGAGGCAGCATCGGCGCGGCGGCGCACGACGCGGGTGTCAGCCAGCCGGCCGTCAGCAAGCGGATCACGGCGCTCGAACGCGAGCTGGGGGTGCGGCTGCTCGATCGCAGCCGCCGCGGGTCGGCACTGACCGACGCCGGTGAGCTCGTCACCGGATGGGCCGGCCGGGTCCTCGACGAGCTGACGGTGCTGACCGACGGGGTGGAGGCTCTGCGGCGCGAGGCCGCGGGGCAGCTCACCGTCGCGGCGAGCCTGACCGTCGCCGAGCATCTGCTCCCCGGATGGCTGGGGAAGCTGCGCAGGTCGCTGCCGGAGCTGCACGTCGGGCTGCAGGTGATGAACTCGATGCGGGTCTGTGAGCTGACCCGCGACCAGCTCGTCGACGTGGGCTTCATCGAGTCACCCACCATGATCAAGGGGCTGCGTTCGCGGGTCGTCGCCCGTGACCGGCTGGTCCTGGTGGTGTCCCGGCGGCATCCGTGGGCCCGTCGCCGCCGGCCGGTCGACGTGACCGAGCTGGCCGCGACACCGGTGATCAGCCGGGAACGGGGATCGGGCACCCGGGAGACCCTCGAGCACGCGGCGAGCCGGGCAGGATCGCGGCTGGTGGCGCCGCTGCTGGAGCTGGGCTCCAGCGCGGCGATCCGCAGCACCGTCCTCGACGCCGGCGGGCCTGCCGTGCTGAGCGAGCTGATCGTCGCCGCGGATCTCGCCGCCGGGGTGCTCGTCGAGGTGCCGACCGACGGGATCGACCTCACCCGGGTCCTGCGCGCGGTGTGGCCATCGACGGCGACTCCGCCGGCGCCCGCGGAAGCCCTGATCAGGTGCGCTCTGCGGTCCTCGTCCGGTCGTCGGTGAGCCGCGTTCCGGCCGGGCCGATCCGGTCGTACAGGCGCGAGCTCGACGAGCAGATGGGCAGCAGCCGGACCGCCAGCTGGTACCGGAACGAGTTCTCGGACGAGGTCAGGTCGACGCCCGCGGTCTTGGAGGCCTGCCGCAGGCGGTAGTCGAGGGTGTTGGGGTGGATCCCCAGCCGCGACGCCGCGACCCGGCGGTTCATCCCGACGGTGAAGTAGACGTAGAGGGTCCTGATGACGTCGATCCGACCGGTGCTCTCGGCGCCGTCGAGATGATCCCCGAGGACCGTCTCGACGAACGAGTCCACCGGGTCGCCGTGCCGGAAGAGATCGAAGAAGCTCATCTCCTCGTACCGGTGGACCCAGCCGTCGGGTTGCAGGATCTCGCCCAGGGCCTTGGCCCGCTCGGCCTCGTGGACCGCGGTCCCGAGCCCCGCGAGGCTGGTGGCGGGGCGCCCCACCCCGGCGCTGATGATCCCCGCCCGGTCGGTCACCCGGGTCACGCATCGACGGACGGCCTGCTCGATCCCGGTGGTGCCGGTGCCGGGAACGACCACGACCGTGCCGCGGCGCAGCAGTACCGCCACCGCTCCCGGGACGGCCCGGCGGATCTCCTGCTGCACCGCCTGGAGCAGCTCGTCGACGGAGCCTCCGCTGCCGCCGGTCGGTCCGATGAGGACGGCCACGTGCGGTGCCGACGAGTCCAGACCCAGGGTGCGCGCCGCGTCGTCCCGATCCCGGGGCGACGGGAAGTCGTCCTCGATCAGCCGTGAGATCAGCAGCCGGATCGTCTCGTGGCGGGAGTCGACCAGCTGATCCCGTTCGCGCAGGTAGGCCCGCTCGGCCTCGCTGCTGACCCAGTCGATGTAGCGCAGCGTCCAGTCGGTCAGCACCGACTGGTCGATGTCCGGCCGCCGGGTGCTGAGATCGGCCCACATCGCCCGGGCCCCGATCCGGTACGCCCGCAGCATCGCCTCCAGGGTGACGCCCTGGTGGACCCGCCGGCGTGCTGCTGCGGCCAGCGCGGCCAGATCGTCGCTGGTCGGCTTGCGGCGGTCGAGGATCGCGTGGGTGTAGATCCGGGCGTTGTGCACGTTGGTCTCGACGACGTCGGCCAGTACGGAGGTGTCGAGCACCGAGTAGTCGACGTTCTCGTCGCAGATCGTCCTGGTGACATAGCGACCGATGCTCTCAAAATCTCCTGCCGGGTCCTGTTGAGATGTCGTCACAACCGCCGCCTTCCGGATCGTGCGATGTCTCCGATGACACCGACCCTCTGGGGCTGGAAATCTACATCACAATCGCGCGGACCGTTACTGCTCCGATAATCGCGGTTCGTTCGCGGTCGTACTCGCCGATGCAGGGGAGGAGATGTGTCAAACGTGTCGGAATCGCTCCGTTCGGTCCCGTCGGATGCCGGGGTCGACCCGAGAATTCTCCGGGAGGTCGCGGGGACTTTCGCGACCGGAATCACGATCATCACCTGTGCTGTCGACGGCGTTCCGCACGGATGTGCGGCGAATGCGGTCATGAGCCTGAGTCTGCAGCCGCCGTTGATGCTGATCTCGCTCGCCGAGACGTCCCGTACGCGTGTCGCGATCGAGCGGTCGGGCAGCTTCGCCATCAACATCCTCTCCGACGACGAGCGGGGCCGGGAGCTGTGCTCCACGTTCTCCGGCCGGGCCGACGACAAGTTCCAGCGATCGCCGTTCCGCAGTGGGTGCCTCGGCTCGCCGGTACTCGAGGGCTCCCTGGGCCGGTTCGAGTGCTCGGTCGAGGACTCGCACGTCACCGGCGATCACACGATCTTCATCGGCCGCGTCCACCGGGCGGCCCACGCCGACGGTGATCCGCTCGTGTTCTTCCGGGGGCGCAGCCGCAGCCTCGCCGCATGAAAGCCGCCCGATGATCCCGGGACGAGGCGTGTATCGAAAGGACCAGACATGACGAGAGGCGCAGAAGTGGAATCGGTAGTCGACGCGAGCTCACCGCTCGGCGAGGCCATGCGGAACAAGCTGATCCTCGGGCTCTTCCTGCCACTGCAGGAAGGAGCGTGGAGCCCGTCGACGGCCCCTCGCGACACCTCGTGGTCGTACGAGTACAACAGTATGTGCACGAAGGAGGCCGAACGATACGGATTCGATCTCGCCTTCGGTCTCGGGCAATGGCTCGGCAAGGGTGGATACGGTGGTAGTTCGCATTTCCGGGAGCACGAACTCGATCCGCTGATCAGTTCGGCGGCGCTCGCGGCCGAGACGTCCCGGATCATGCTGATCAGCACCGTGCACGTCCTCTACGGCTGGCACCCGGTGCACCTGGCGAAGTACGGCGCCTGCATCGACCACATCTCCGGCGGGCGCTGGGGCCTCAACGTGGTCACCGGCTACAAGCCCAGTGAGTACCGGATGTTCGGCCTGGAACCGATCGAGCACGACCTGCGGTACTCCATGGCGGCCGAGTTCACCGAGATGATGAAGACCCTCTGGGCCAGCGACGACAACGTCACGCTGAACGGGAAGCACTGGTCGATGACCGATGCGCACATCCTCCCGAAGCCGATGCACGGCCGCCCGGTCCTGGTCAACGCGGCGTCGTCGTCGGCCGGGCTGGACTACGCCGCCGAGTTCTCGGACCTGATCTTCATCACGAGCCCGGGCGGTGCGGACCCGCACCAGGCGGTCGAGTCCCTGCCCGCGCACAACAAGAAGATCAAGGACCTGGCCAGGGCCCGCGGGCGGGAGGTCCGCACCGTGATCAACCCGCACGTCATCTGCCGGGAGACCGAGGAGGAGGCCTGGGCCGCCTACCAGGCGATCCTCGACAACGAGGACACGGTTGCCGCCGACAACTTCGTCGCCGCCTTCACCGGTGGTGACAACAGGTCCTGGCGCGGGCACAGCCGGAAGCAGTGGGTGGTCGGCGGTAACGTGCACCTGGTGGGTACGCCCGAACAGATCGTCGAATGGTTCCAGAAGCTGCATGACGCCGGCTGCGACGGCATGCAGGTCAACTTCTTCGACTACCTGCCGGACCTGCAGCTCTTCGGCGAGCGGGTGATCCCGTTGATGATCGAGGCCGGGCTGCGCGAGGGTCCGGCCCGATGAACGGGGCTCCGCTCGACGGCCTGCGCGTCCTGGAGTTCGGCCAGATCGCCGCGGGCCCGTTCGCCGGTTCACTGCTCGCCGACCTGGGTGCGGACGTCGTGAAGATCGAGCGGCGGGGCGAGGGCGACGGGATGCGGTTGTGGCCACCGCTGATGGGCGAGCAGGACGACGACCGGTACAGCGGCAACTTCGCCTCGGTCAACCGGAACAAGCGCAGCATCGCGCTCGATCTGAAGGACGCGGCGGACCGCGACACCGTCCTCGATCTGGTGCGGCATTCCGACGTCGTCGTCGAGAACTACCGCGCCGGCGTCCTCGATCGGCTGGGGCTCGGCTACGACGCCCTCGCCGAGGTCAACCCGGCCGTCGTCTACTGCTCGATCTCCGGGTACGGGCAGACCGGGCCCTACGCGCGGCACGGGGCCTTCGACGTGACGGTCCAGGCCGTCTCCGGACTGATGAGCGTCACCGGCGAGGCCGACGGCGAACCGGTCAAGTGCGGGGTCCCGGTCGGGGACTTCGTGGCCGGTCTCTACGCGGCCTACACCATCACCGCCGCCGTCCGGCGTGCCTCGCAGACCGGCGTGGGCGCGCACATCGACTGTTCGATGCTGGGCACCCTGCTCGGGATCTCGGCGCTGCAGACCAGCGAGTACTTCGGGACGGGACGCGACCCGGGCCGGCTCGGCTCGGCGCATCCGCGCAACGCGCCCTACCGGGCGTTCCGGGCCGCGGACAAGAGCTTCGTGGTCGCCGCGGGGAACAGCGACCTGTGGCGGCGGTTCTGCGACGTCGTCGGCATGGCGGAACTCGTCGACGACCCGCGCTACCTGACCCAGGAGCTGCGGGCCCGCAACCAGGACGCGCTCACCGCGGACGTGGACGGGCGGCTGCGATCGCGTGACGCCGCCGACTGGCTCGCCGCGTTCGAGGACGCCGGGGTGCCCTGCGCGCCGATCAACACCTTCTCCGAGATCCTGGCCGACCCGCACGTCGAGGCCATGAACCTGGTCCGGCCGCTGCCGCTGCCCAACGGGGTCGCGACGAGCGGTGTCGCCTTCCCGGTGGCGGTGTCCGGCCACACTGCGGAGATGGGGGCCCCGCCACGCCTCGACGAACACCACGACGAGGTGCTGAAGGAGTGGATCCATGAGCACCCCCGTGCGTGAGAACCAGCCCGCGGATGCCGGGGGCGAGCCGAGGGTCCGGGTCGAGTACGACGCCGAGGTCGTCACGGTCTCGATCGACAGGCCCCGGCGGGCGAACGCGCTCGACGCATCGACCGTCGAGGAACTGCACGCCGCACTGGACGTCGCGGACGAGCGCCGGGCCCGCGGGGTGGTCGTCAACGGATCCGGCAGGCACTTCTGTGCCGGGTTCGACATGTCGCAGGCACTCGAGCAGAGCGACGGCGACCTGCTGCGGCGGTTCGTCCGGATCGAGCAGCTGCTGCGGCGGCTGCGCCGGTCCCGCTACCTGACGATCGCCTGTGTCGGCGGCAAGGCGGTCGGCGCCGGGGCCGACATCGTCGCGTCCTGCACCCACCGCCTCGTCGACCCGGGCACGACGCTGAGGTTCCCCGGCCTCGGATTCGGCGTCGTGCTCGGGACCCGGCACCTCGCGGCGGTCGTCGGCACGGGTACCGCGCGGACCTGGCTGTCGGAGTCCCGCGAGATCGACGCCGTGACCGCACACCGGCACGGGCTCGCGACGGAGGTGCTGGCTCGCGAGGAGCAGAACCGGGAGGCGCTCCGGCTGGTGCGCTCGACGACCGGCATCGACACGACCGCGCTGGCGGCAGCGCTCGACCGGACCGATCCGGCGTCGGCGATCGAGGACGCGTCCGACATGGACGCGCTCGTCGCCTCGCTGACCCGCCCCGGGCTCCGCGACCGCCTCGCCGCCTACCTGGGGACGAGCAGTGGCTGACCGGATCGAGGTTCCGCCGACCGGCCCCTGCGCGGTCGCCGCGCTGGCCGACGGTGAGCCGGTGCTGGTCGTGGACCCGGTGGCGGACGTGGCCCTGCTGGTGCTCGCGGGCCGGACGGCGGACACCGGTTCGGTGGGCCGCATGATCCGGATGACCTGCGGGTTCCTCTGTGCGGCGATGCCGGCCACGACGGTGCGGCGGCTCCGGATCCCGATGTCGCCCGTCGACGAGCGCGGCGAGGACGACGGGACCCGGTTCGGGATCTCGGTCGACGCGGTCGGGACCGGCACCGGGATCTCGGCCGGTGCTCGCGCCACGACCTTCCGGGCGCTCGCCGATCCGGGGTCCCGGCCGGAGAGCATCGTCCGGCCCGGACACGTGATGACCGTCCAGGTGGCCGACGGAGCCCGGGGGCGGGTCGCGCACGCGGTCGAGCTCGTCCGCCGGGCGGGGATGGAGCCGGTTGCGGCGTACGGCCACCTCGTGAGCAGCAGCGATCCCCGCCGGCTCGCCGGCGTGGAGGAGGCATTGTTCGTCGCCAGGACCGCGCGGCTGGCGACGTCCCGGGTCCCGGCCGGGATCGAGCCGGTGATCGCCGGACGATCGGTGCTCACGGTCATGGACACGGCGCACGCCCGGGCGGGACAGCCGCGGCGCACCGGGCTCGGTGGCGATCCCCGGGCCGCCCCCTCCCGCGCACATCGGCCGGGGCTGTCGCGGAGGGTGGTCGAACGATCACTCACCGGTACGGCCGAACGGGACCGGTCGCACCGCCGAACGATGCCCGACCCCTCGCCCGTCGACCGCGTTCCGTAACCGGGGCGCGGCCGCATCGTTGAACCGGTACGGCAACCGAGGGGGGCGTCGTGTCAGGACCGATGTGGGACCCGGAGCGGGGTCGTTGGGTGCTCGACGACGAGCAGTCTCCGACGCCACGACGTGGCCGGCGTCGGTCGGTCGAGGTCATCGACCGATCGGACGACGACGCCGGAGCGCCCGACCGGTATCTCTCGCCCGAGGACCTCGCCGCCGGGGTCGTTTTCCCGTCGGACCAGGGGCACCCGGGCCACTCGGCCCTGACCGGTGGCCGCCGGTCGGACTCCGCGGTCGACGTGTCGTCGCTACTGAGCGCGATCACTGAGCGTTACGAGATCGTCCGGCCGCGGAATGCCCGGGGCGACCGGAACGACCGGAACGACCGGAACGGCCGGGACGACATCGGGCCACGGCGCGGGCGTCGCCGCGCGCCGGAGCAGCCCGCGCCGGACACGATCCCGCCCACCCCGCGCCCGACGGGGCGGCGTTCGGCCGAGACGATCTCGCCCGACTCGCGCTCGGCGGGGCGGCGTTCGGCCGACGCGATCGCGCCTGACCCGCGCTCGGCGGGGCGGCGTTCGGCCGACGCGATCTCGCCCGCCGCGCGCCCGGCAGGACGGCGTTCGGCCGAGACGATCCCGCCGGTACCGGACGTGGTCCCGCCCGCCCCGCGCCGGTCCGGACGGCGTTCGGCGGAGACGATCCCGCCCGTCGCCGAGCGTCCCGGCCGGGCTCAGCGTGGCGGGCGCCGTCGCGCCGATGACGACGACGCGATCCGGCCCGCCGCGGGCATCCACACCGGTGGACGGCACGGCGCGGACGCATACCCGGACGAGTACGAGGACGGATACCCGGTCGACGACCGGTACCCGTTCGACAGCGACGACACCCTGGCCACCCGGCACGGCCGTGCCGACCGGGCCGAGTACCGCGACGTCGTGGCCGAGCCGGACCGGCGGCACCGCCCGGAGGCCCTCCGGGGCACGGACGGTGTCCCCGGCCGGGAGGCGGCCGGACACCCCGCGGCCGGGCCCGGACGCCACGATCCGCGATACGTCACCGGCCGCGCCGAGTACGACCCGGACGACCACGACCACGACCACGACCACGGGCACCGTCGCGGTCGCCCCGCGGCCTTCCCGGACGATCGGGGGTACGTCGCCGGCGGTGCCGGGTACGGCCAGGAGGTGCCCGGGTACGACACCGGTGCCCCCGGCTACGGCCAGGTGGAGCCCGCGTTCGACCACGAGGAGACCGGGTACCTCACCGGTGTCCCCGGGCCGGGCCAGGAGGAGACCGGGTACCTGATCGGCGACCCCGGTTACGTCCCGGATGCTCACGGGCCCGCCGGCCCGGAGGACGGAACGGTCCGGAGCCCGGCGCCCGACACCGAGCTGTTGCCGGGCCTGAGCCCGGCCCCGATCCCTCCCGACGCCCCGGCCGTGACCCGAGCGGACGGCGGACCCCGGCGCCGGGACAGCCGGTCCACCGGACGGAACGACGTCGTCCCGGCCCGCCGGCGGCGCTGGCCGTGGGTGGCGGGCGCCGTCACGGCCGGCACCGCCGCCGTACTGGCCGGGTTCGCCGTCTTCGG is from Pseudonocardia autotrophica and encodes:
- a CDS encoding LysR family transcriptional regulator; translated protein: MERLPDVSSLQLLVQVAKRGSIGAAAHDAGVSQPAVSKRITALERELGVRLLDRSRRGSALTDAGELVTGWAGRVLDELTVLTDGVEALRREAAGQLTVAASLTVAEHLLPGWLGKLRRSLPELHVGLQVMNSMRVCELTRDQLVDVGFIESPTMIKGLRSRVVARDRLVLVVSRRHPWARRRRPVDVTELAATPVISRERGSGTRETLEHAASRAGSRLVAPLLELGSSAAIRSTVLDAGGPAVLSELIVAADLAAGVLVEVPTDGIDLTRVLRAVWPSTATPPAPAEALIRCALRSSSGRR
- a CDS encoding PucR family transcriptional regulator, whose product is MTTSQQDPAGDFESIGRYVTRTICDENVDYSVLDTSVLADVVETNVHNARIYTHAILDRRKPTSDDLAALAAAARRRVHQGVTLEAMLRAYRIGARAMWADLSTRRPDIDQSVLTDWTLRYIDWVSSEAERAYLRERDQLVDSRHETIRLLISRLIEDDFPSPRDRDDAARTLGLDSSAPHVAVLIGPTGGSGGSVDELLQAVQQEIRRAVPGAVAVLLRRGTVVVVPGTGTTGIEQAVRRCVTRVTDRAGIISAGVGRPATSLAGLGTAVHEAERAKALGEILQPDGWVHRYEEMSFFDLFRHGDPVDSFVETVLGDHLDGAESTGRIDVIRTLYVYFTVGMNRRVAASRLGIHPNTLDYRLRQASKTAGVDLTSSENSFRYQLAVRLLPICSSSSRLYDRIGPAGTRLTDDRTRTAERT
- a CDS encoding flavin reductase family protein, giving the protein MSESLRSVPSDAGVDPRILREVAGTFATGITIITCAVDGVPHGCAANAVMSLSLQPPLMLISLAETSRTRVAIERSGSFAINILSDDERGRELCSTFSGRADDKFQRSPFRSGCLGSPVLEGSLGRFECSVEDSHVTGDHTIFIGRVHRAAHADGDPLVFFRGRSRSLAA
- a CDS encoding LLM class flavin-dependent oxidoreductase; translation: MTRGAEVESVVDASSPLGEAMRNKLILGLFLPLQEGAWSPSTAPRDTSWSYEYNSMCTKEAERYGFDLAFGLGQWLGKGGYGGSSHFREHELDPLISSAALAAETSRIMLISTVHVLYGWHPVHLAKYGACIDHISGGRWGLNVVTGYKPSEYRMFGLEPIEHDLRYSMAAEFTEMMKTLWASDDNVTLNGKHWSMTDAHILPKPMHGRPVLVNAASSSAGLDYAAEFSDLIFITSPGGADPHQAVESLPAHNKKIKDLARARGREVRTVINPHVICRETEEEAWAAYQAILDNEDTVAADNFVAAFTGGDNRSWRGHSRKQWVVGGNVHLVGTPEQIVEWFQKLHDAGCDGMQVNFFDYLPDLQLFGERVIPLMIEAGLREGPAR
- a CDS encoding CaiB/BaiF CoA transferase family protein encodes the protein MNGAPLDGLRVLEFGQIAAGPFAGSLLADLGADVVKIERRGEGDGMRLWPPLMGEQDDDRYSGNFASVNRNKRSIALDLKDAADRDTVLDLVRHSDVVVENYRAGVLDRLGLGYDALAEVNPAVVYCSISGYGQTGPYARHGAFDVTVQAVSGLMSVTGEADGEPVKCGVPVGDFVAGLYAAYTITAAVRRASQTGVGAHIDCSMLGTLLGISALQTSEYFGTGRDPGRLGSAHPRNAPYRAFRAADKSFVVAAGNSDLWRRFCDVVGMAELVDDPRYLTQELRARNQDALTADVDGRLRSRDAADWLAAFEDAGVPCAPINTFSEILADPHVEAMNLVRPLPLPNGVATSGVAFPVAVSGHTAEMGAPPRLDEHHDEVLKEWIHEHPRA
- a CDS encoding enoyl-CoA hydratase/isomerase family protein is translated as MSTPVRENQPADAGGEPRVRVEYDAEVVTVSIDRPRRANALDASTVEELHAALDVADERRARGVVVNGSGRHFCAGFDMSQALEQSDGDLLRRFVRIEQLLRRLRRSRYLTIACVGGKAVGAGADIVASCTHRLVDPGTTLRFPGLGFGVVLGTRHLAAVVGTGTARTWLSESREIDAVTAHRHGLATEVLAREEQNREALRLVRSTTGIDTTALAAALDRTDPASAIEDASDMDALVASLTRPGLRDRLAAYLGTSSG
- a CDS encoding 3,4-dihydroxy-2-butanone-4-phosphate synthase; this encodes MADRIEVPPTGPCAVAALADGEPVLVVDPVADVALLVLAGRTADTGSVGRMIRMTCGFLCAAMPATTVRRLRIPMSPVDERGEDDGTRFGISVDAVGTGTGISAGARATTFRALADPGSRPESIVRPGHVMTVQVADGARGRVAHAVELVRRAGMEPVAAYGHLVSSSDPRRLAGVEEALFVARTARLATSRVPAGIEPVIAGRSVLTVMDTAHARAGQPRRTGLGGDPRAAPSRAHRPGLSRRVVERSLTGTAERDRSHRRTMPDPSPVDRVP
- a CDS encoding MmpS family transport accessory protein; translation: MSGPMWDPERGRWVLDDEQSPTPRRGRRRSVEVIDRSDDDAGAPDRYLSPEDLAAGVVFPSDQGHPGHSALTGGRRSDSAVDVSSLLSAITERYEIVRPRNARGDRNDRNDRNGRDDIGPRRGRRRAPEQPAPDTIPPTPRPTGRRSAETISPDSRSAGRRSADAIAPDPRSAGRRSADAISPAARPAGRRSAETIPPVPDVVPPAPRRSGRRSAETIPPVAERPGRAQRGGRRRADDDDAIRPAAGIHTGGRHGADAYPDEYEDGYPVDDRYPFDSDDTLATRHGRADRAEYRDVVAEPDRRHRPEALRGTDGVPGREAAGHPAAGPGRHDPRYVTGRAEYDPDDHDHDHDHGHRRGRPAAFPDDRGYVAGGAGYGQEVPGYDTGAPGYGQVEPAFDHEETGYLTGVPGPGQEETGYLIGDPGYVPDAHGPAGPEDGTVRSPAPDTELLPGLSPAPIPPDAPAVTRADGGPRRRDSRSTGRNDVVPARRRRWPWVAGAVTAGTAAVLAGFAVFGGFGGFGGSDEGPGGTRTEGTAASGTVASAPATDGEQPGAAPAVDAAAEPAAAEVTFEVTGSGTADTITVGRGTSVTQVTGADLPWDRTSPAADEPTDYSVSATGGSGEISCRILVDGAVISEESAEGNFSAVSCSGNR